From the genome of Fusarium oxysporum f. sp. lycopersici 4287 chromosome 3, whole genome shotgun sequence, one region includes:
- a CDS encoding myosin-crossreactive antigen: protein MYYSKGNYEAFARPLKPESIEAKKAWIVGSGLAGLSTAAFLVRDAQMPGKNITILEELKIPGGALDGIKEPEKGFVIRGGREMDSHFECLWDLFRSVPSIEEQGASVLDEFYWLNKRDPNNSLQRATIKQGQDAGTGKLFTLSEKAQLEIMKLFLATRAEVENKRIDQVFSQAFFKSNFWLYWQTMFAFQTWHSALEMKLYLHRFVNHIKGMPDFSTLKFTKYNEYESLILPLKKWLEDQGVTFQYNTKVQDVDFDIEKDKKTATFIHWVKDGEKGYQSLGSNDLVFMTIGSLTENSASGDHQTPAKLDDGPAPAWDLWRRIAAKDPLFGRPGVFCDNISATKWMSATVTTLDKRIPEYIQQICKRDPFSGKVVTGGIVTARDSSWIMNWTVNRQPHFKNQPEDQIVVWVYGLLVEKDGDYVKKPMQDCTGEEITQEWLYHLGVPESDIPDLAVQGAKCVPVMMPYVTSLFMPRQAGDRPDIVPAGAENFAFIGQFAETTRDTIFTTEYSVRTGMESVYQLTGVDRGVPEVFGSTYDVRVLLDAMCHLRDGKELATWLPERIRKFFVNKLERSQIGQLMHEYHLI from the coding sequence ATGTATTATAGCAAAGGCAACTATGAAGCCTTTGCTCGACCACTCAAACCCGAGAGcatcgaggccaagaaggcatGGATCGTTGGCTCTGGCCTAGCCGGTCTTTCCACCGCCGCATTCCTCGTGCGCGATGCTCAGATGCCAGGCAAGAACATCACTATCCTTGAAGAACTCAAGATTCCAGGCGGCGCCTTGGATGGCATCAAGGAGCCCGAGAAAGGGTTCGTCATCCGAGGCGGTCGCGAGATGGACTCTCATTTCGAGTGTCTTTGGGATCTGTTCCGTTCTGTTCCCTCGATCGAGGAACAGGGAGCCAGtgttcttgatgagttcTACTGGCTTAATAAACGTGATCCGAACAATTCACTCCAGCGGGCTACTATCAAGCAAGGCCAGGACGCAGGGACCGGGAAGCTCTTCACACTCAGTGAGAAGGCCCAGTTGGAGATTATGAAACTCTTTCTCGCCACGAGAGCCGAAGTCGAGAACAAGCGGATTGATCAAGTTTTCAGTCAAGCCTTCTTCAAGAGTAACTTTTGGCTGTACTGGCAGACCATGTTTGCCTTTCAGACTTGGCACTCGGCACTAGAGATGAAGCTGTATCTCCACCGCTTTGTCAACCACATTAAAGGCATGCCTGACTTTTCAACCCTCAAGTTCACCAAGTACAACGAGTACGAGTCTCTTATTCTGCCTCTGAAAAAGTGGCTCGAGGACCAGGGCGTGACTTTTCAGTACAATACTAAGGTCCAGGACGTTGACTTTGACATagaaaaggacaagaagacTGCGACTTTCATTCACTGGGTTAAGGATGGAGAGAAGGGTTACCAAAGTCTTGGATCAAACGATCTTGTTTTCATGACGATTGGCTCGTTGACTGAAAACTCTGCTTCTGGTGATCACCAAACCCCAGCTAAACTTGACGACGGTCCAGCTCCCGCATGGGATTTGTGGCGTCGAATCGCAGCCAAAGACCCCTTATTCGGTCGCCCTGGAGTTTTCTGCGATAACATCTCTGCCACAAAATGGATGTCAGCAACAGTGACCACTTTGGACAAGCGAATCCCCGAGTACATCCAGCAAATCTGCAAACGAGATCCCTTCAGCGGCAAAGTCGTAACTGGAGGCATCGTTACAGCTCGTGACTCCAGCTGGATCATGAACTGGACGGTTAATCGTCAGCCTCACTTCAAGAACCAGCCCGAGGACCAGATTGTTGTTTGGGTCTatggtcttcttgttgagaaagACGGCGACTACGTCAAGAAGCCGATGCAGGACTGCACTGGTGAAGAGATCACGCAGGAATGGCTATATCATCTAGGAGTTCCAGAGAGCGATATCCCTGATCTTGCAGTCCAGGGCGCTAAATGCGTACCAGTCATGATGCCCTACGTCACATCGCTTTTCATGCCGCGACAAGCAGGTGACCGTCCAGATATTGTCCCAGCTGGGGCTGAGAACTTTGCCTTCATTGGCCAATTCGCTGAGACTACGCGCGACACTATCTTTACTACCGAGTATTCGGTTCGTACAGGCATGGAGTCTGTATACCAGCTTACTGGAGTCGACCGTGGTGTTCCGGAGGTATTTGGTTCAACGTATGATGTGAGAGTTTTACTGGATGCCATGTGTCATTTGAGGGATGGCAAGGAGTTGGCTACGTGGTTGCCAGAGCGTATTCGCAAATTCTTTGTCAACAAGTTGGAAAGGTCACAGATTGGGCAGTTGATGCACGAGTACCATCTCATTTGA